The window CGGAAAGAGTCTGGTCCCCCGCCTGAATATACCGGTCGGCGGGTGCCCCTGAATAACGATTGACAAGAGCGGCTTCTTCCCCGGTCACATTCATGGGGACTCCTCCCAGAGAATCAACGGCTTTTACAAAGCCGTTAAAGTCGATTACCGCGTAATCATCCACATCAATTTTAAAATTCTGCTCAATTGTTTTCACGCTCAGTTCCGCTCCGCCAAGCTGATAGGCCGCGTTTATCCTGTTTTTCCCATTTTGCGGAATTTCCACATACAGATCGCGCGGGAAAGGCGTAAGAATCCATCGTTCACTGCTTTTTCTGTGGTCGATGGAAAGAAGCATGATACAGTCGCTCCGCCCGGGTTCATTTCCATCCGCCGCATCCACGCCGAGAATCAGAATATTCCAAACCGCATCATCGTGGTAAAGGCCATTTACCAAACCCGGCTGGCCGGAAAAGGCAGATGCCGCACCGCTTTGAATTTGTGAACCATTCAGGACAGTGCCGTCAGGTTTTAACAGCTTCGCCGCAAATGTCAGTCCCAGCACGAGAACAGCCAAACACGCGGCGCAGGCGGCAAACTCTGAAAATCCGGACCGATGCCTGCCCACGGAGTGCTTTCCGCTCATTACCTTGTCCCTCAGCCCTTCACTTGCATGAATCCGGTTGACAGAATGAATCAAATCCTCCGTCCTCATGATATCAGCTCCTCTCTCATCTGTAATTTCAGTTTCTCTCTGCCGCGATGAAGAGCTACCTTGACGGCATTCTCCCCCATCCCCAGAATGTCGGATATTTCCCTGATTTTATATCCTTCGACATAATGAAGATATAAAATGGTTTTGTAGTTCGGCGGAAGCTCCATCAGCTGTTCCAGCACCTCTATCTGTTCCGATGTTTCGGCATACTCTCCGATTTCTTCAAGAGATACGGTCTTTCGAAAAAAGAAACGCCTTCTTTTGTCCCGGCTGCCGTTCGCCGCAACCCGGATAAACCATGCCTTTTCGTGCTCTAAGCTGTGAAACTCGGGGCATTTCTGCAAATATTTTGCAAAGGTATCCTGCACCACATCCTCCGCGTCTTCCCTATTGCACAGAATAACCATACACAGCTTGAACAGCATATTCCCGTACAAGTCATATTTCTCCGACAGATGATCGTCCGGGTGCCTCAGTTGCTTTCCCATAGATTCATCTCCTTTCACAAATAACACGTTTGAGCAGCCTAAAAGGTTACAACATTTAAAAATAATGTGATTATGCAAAAACAGCCGCGGAATAATTCCGCGGCTGCGCCAAAACTGTATTCTGTTCCGGTATTAATACGCCTTGCCCCAATAGACCATCGATTTGGCCGGTTTGCCGCAGCAGACGCAGGTATCGGCGATATGCTCCTGTTCCAGCGGCATACAGCGGGAAGACACACCGGCGGCTTCCTTAAGCTTTTCCTCGCAGGCCACGTCGCCGCACCACATCGCTTTGATAAAGCCCGGTTTGTTGTCCGCAATGTCTTTCAGCTCATCCATGTTCGAAGCGGCATAAGTCATGCTTTCCCTGCGGGCGAGTGCATTTTCGTATATGCCTTTGCGGACTTCTTCAAGCTGTTCCGCAATGGCGGTTTCCAAGTTATCGAGCGGCACAAAAACCTTTTCACGGTCATTGCGGCGCACCAGCACACACTGATTTTTTTCAATATCCTTTGGGCCGATTTCCAGACGGAGCGGAACGCCCTTCATTTCATACTGGGCGAATTTCCAGCCTGGGGTATTGTCCGAATCGTCCACGCGCACACGAAAGCTCTTTTTCAGCCGTTCACGCAGCTCCTGCGCTTTTTCCAGCACGCCGGGCTTATGCTGCGCGATTGGAAGGATAATTACCTGTATCGGCGCGACGGCGGGCGGAAGCACAAGACCGTTGTTGTCGCCGTGCGTCATGATGATGCCGCCGATCACACGGGTGCTCATGCCCCAGGATGTCTGGAACGGATGGCAGATCGAATTGTCCCTGCCCTGAAAGGTAACGTTGAACGCCTTTGCGAAGCCGTCGCCGAAATAATGGCTGGTTCCGGACTGAAGTGCCTTGCCGTCATGCATCATGGCCTCAATGGTGTAGGTTGCCACGGCACCGGCGAATTTTTCCTTGTCGGTCTTGCGGCCCTTAATAACAGGCATGGCAAGATCGTTCTCGCAAAAGTCGGCATATACCCTAAGCATCTGTTCCGTCTCGGCCTCGGCCTCCTCTGCGGTTTCGTGCATGGTGTGGCCTTCCTGCCAGTGAAATTCCACCGAGCGCAGGAACGGGCGCGTGGTTTTCTCCCAGCGGACAACGGAGCACCACTGATTGTAAAGCTTAGGCAAGTCGCGCCAGGACTGAATCACCTTTGCGTAATGGTCGCAGAACAGTGTTTCAGAAGTCGGGCGGACACACATTCTCTCCTGCAGTTTTT of the uncultured Caproiciproducens sp. genome contains:
- a CDS encoding LCP family protein, with protein sequence MRTEDLIHSVNRIHASEGLRDKVMSGKHSVGRHRSGFSEFAACAACLAVLVLGLTFAAKLLKPDGTVLNGSQIQSGAASAFSGQPGLVNGLYHDDAVWNILILGVDAADGNEPGRSDCIMLLSIDHRKSSERWILTPFPRDLYVEIPQNGKNRINAAYQLGGAELSVKTIEQNFKIDVDDYAVIDFNGFVKAVDSLGGVPMNVTGEEAALVNRYSGAPADRYIQAGDQTLSGKQALYYSRIRQIGGEELRLQRMQKVSAGIISRLESMDAGTLAKLAKKLLPFVQTNLNSETALKLGTDAYACRDFPVGYFRPSEDLYEVKQVKIQQSNATVLVPNIEKYQNSLLQYIYWNQVF
- a CDS encoding RNA polymerase sigma factor, with translation MGKQLRHPDDHLSEKYDLYGNMLFKLCMVILCNREDAEDVVQDTFAKYLQKCPEFHSLEHEKAWFIRVAANGSRDKRRRFFFRKTVSLEEIGEYAETSEQIEVLEQLMELPPNYKTILYLHYVEGYKIREISDILGMGENAVKVALHRGREKLKLQMREELIS
- the proS gene encoding proline--tRNA ligase is translated as MAEQKKMVEAITPMEEDFAKWYTDIVKKAELMDYTSVRGCMVIEPYGWAIWENIQHILDTRFKELGHENVSMPMFIPESLLNKEKDHVQGFAPEVAWVTMGGNEKLQERMCVRPTSETLFCDHYAKVIQSWRDLPKLYNQWCSVVRWEKTTRPFLRSVEFHWQEGHTMHETAEEAEAETEQMLRVYADFCENDLAMPVIKGRKTDKEKFAGAVATYTIEAMMHDGKALQSGTSHYFGDGFAKAFNVTFQGRDNSICHPFQTSWGMSTRVIGGIIMTHGDNNGLVLPPAVAPIQVIILPIAQHKPGVLEKAQELRERLKKSFRVRVDDSDNTPGWKFAQYEMKGVPLRLEIGPKDIEKNQCVLVRRNDREKVFVPLDNLETAIAEQLEEVRKGIYENALARRESMTYAASNMDELKDIADNKPGFIKAMWCGDVACEEKLKEAAGVSSRCMPLEQEHIADTCVCCGKPAKSMVYWGKAY